A part of Phoenix dactylifera cultivar Barhee BC4 chromosome 2, palm_55x_up_171113_PBpolish2nd_filt_p, whole genome shotgun sequence genomic DNA contains:
- the LOC103716553 gene encoding GATA transcription factor 2, whose translation MAPEWEIGMGMDFGMGMGMGATFSAASAAAAPLTASASPAYLYGLPSTDTLHIDDLLDFSNHDLFPSAEAHLLPTHEQSSAITAATHPFFGDTSSSSIFQTHHDTSSSFPNDIYIPSEEAAELEWLSKFVEDSFSDIPYPTAVSGIAAPAGDAHLRAEPSVPGRGARSKRSRAPTGFAAAATWSSLPPPSQSSPSSSSSSSDFPPSKPKSSAGSNNNDSNGRGKKGVGEGRVEGGVRRCTHCASEKTPQWRTGPLGPKTLCNACGVRYKSGRLVPEYRPAASPTFVLTQHSNSHRKVMELRRQKELLLLHHDNSSSIAAASTTAAQGQRPELLFPDYGVC comes from the exons ATGGCACCCGAGTGGGAGATTGGAATGGGAATGGATTTTGGAATGGGGATGGGAATGGGGGCCACGTTTTCTGCTGCTTCAGCTGCTGCTGCACCGCTTACCGCTAGTGCTTCTCCGGCGTACCTCTACGGACTTCCCTCCACCGACACCCTCCACATTGACGACCTCCTCGACTTCTCCAACCACGACCTCTTCCCTTCCGCCGAGGCCCATCTCCTCCCCACGCACGAGCAGTCATCAGCCATCACCGCCGCCACCCACCCTTTCTTCGGcgacacctcctcctcctccattttCCAGACCCACCACgacacctcctcctccttccccaacGACATCTACATTCCC AGCgaggaggcggcggagctcGAATGGCTGTCCAAGTTCGTGGAGGATTCATTCTCCGACATCCCCTACCCAACCGCCGTCAGCGGCATCGCCGCCCCCGCTGGGGATGCGCACCTCCGGGCGGAGCCCTCCGTTCCCGGGCGGGGCGCCAGAAGCAAGCGTTCCCGGGCCCCCACAggcttcgccgccgccgccacatGGTCCTCCCTACCCCCGCCGTCCCAGTCCTcgccgtcgtcgtcgtcgtcgtcgtccgaTTTCCCGCCGTCGAAGCCGAAGTCTAGCGCCGGCAGTAATAACAATGATAGTAACGGGAGGGGAAAGAAGGGGGTCGGGGAGGGCAGGGTGGAGGGCGGGGTGCGACGGTGCACGCACTGCGCGTCGGAGAAGACGCCGCAGTGGCGGACGGGGCCGCTGGGACCGAAGACACTGTGCAACGCGTGCGGGGTGCGGTACAAGTCCGGCCGGCTCGTGCCGGAGTACCGGCCGGCGGCCAGCCCCACCTTCGTCCTCACCCAGCACTCCAACTCCCATCGCAAGGTCATGGAGCTCCGCCGCCAGaaggagctcctccttctccaccaCGACAATTCCTCCTCCATCGCTGCCGCCTCCACCACCGCCGCCCAAGGCCAGCGACCGGAGCTCCTTTTCCCCGACTACGGCGTCTGCTAA